In Zingiber officinale cultivar Zhangliang chromosome 6A, Zo_v1.1, whole genome shotgun sequence, a single genomic region encodes these proteins:
- the LOC121995775 gene encoding 2-alkenal reductase (NADP(+)-dependent)-like isoform X2, with translation MEVVNKYVSLKHHVDGYPSESDFELSTTPLQPAPGSGEVIVKNLYLSIDPYQLDRMKRYSSSHTTCPAAAQIEPEQRIDAYGVGKVVASGRAELEEGDVVAGLLGWEQYTVVRPGTVLMKVDAKDLPLSCYASVLGTSGLTAFAGFYDVCKPKKGEKVFVSAASGSVGSLVGQYAKLSGCYVVGCAGSKQKVDLLKGKLGFDDAFNYKEEADLKSALRRYFPEGIDIYFDNVGAAMLEAAVANMNPFGRVAVCGAISEYTNAGKRAAPDLMDVIYKRITLRGFLALDYLHLHEQFSAATSDHLRRGRMTSLEDVSVGIESLPTAFVGLFRGDNVGKKLVRVGELEG, from the exons ATGGAAGTGGTAAACAAGTACGTCTCCCTCAAGCACCACGTCGACGGCTACCCGTCGGAATCCGACTTCGAGCTCTCCACCACGCCGCTGCAGCCCGCACCCGGATCCGGCGAAGTCATCGTCAAGAACCTTTACCTCTCCATCGACCCCTACCAGCTCGACCGCATGAAGCGCTATAGTTCGTCTCACACGACCTGCCCCGCCGCCGCCCAAATCGAGCCCGAGCAG AGGATCGACGCGTACGGGGTGGGGAAGGTTGTGGCCTCGGGGAGGGCGGAGCTGGAGGAGGGTGATGTGGTGGCAGGATTGCTGGGGTGGGAGCAATACACGGTGGTCCGGCCGGGGACCGTCTTGATGAAGGTGGACGCGAAGGATCTCCCTCTTTCGTGCTACGCCAGTGTTTTGG GAACGAGTGGGTTGACAGCGTTCGCCGGTTTCTACGACGTTTGCAAGCCGAAGAAGGGAGAGAAGGTCTTCGTCTCGGCGGCGTCGGGTTCAGTCGGGAGCTTGGTCGGCCAGTACGCCAAGCTCTCCGGCTGTTATGTCGTCGGATGCGCCGGGAGCAAGCAAAAGGTGGATCTGCTAAAAGGCAAGCTCGGATTCGACGACGCGTTCAACTACAAGGAAGAAGCCGATCTCAAGTCTGCTCTGAGAAG GTACTTTCCCGAAGGAATCGACATCTACTTCGACAACGTCGGCGCCGCCATGTTGGAGGCAGCAGTGGCCAACATGAACCCGTTCGGCAGGGTGGCAGTGTGCGGGGCGATATCGGAGTACACGAACGCCGGCAAGAGAGCGGCTCCGGACCTGATGGACGTAATCTACAAGCGCATCACGCTGCGTGGATTCTTGGCCTTGGACTACCTCCACTTGCACGAACAGTTCTCGGCCGCCACCTCCGACCACCTTCGCCGCGGCAGAATGACTTCGCTAGAAGACGTATCCGTCGGCATCGAGAGCTTGCCGACGGCATTTGTGGGGCTCTTCAGAGGTGATAACGTTGGGAAGAAGCTCGTACGGGTGGGTGAATTAGAAGGCTGA
- the LOC121995775 gene encoding 2-alkenal reductase (NADP(+)-dependent)-like isoform X1: MEVVNKYVSLKHHVDGYPSESDFELSTTPLQPAPGSGEVIVKNLYLSIDPYQLDRMKRYSSSHTTCPAAAQIEPEQARVAWPLTSRSGNAFVAWSQLTTSLFLLQRIDAYGVGKVVASGRAELEEGDVVAGLLGWEQYTVVRPGTVLMKVDAKDLPLSCYASVLGTSGLTAFAGFYDVCKPKKGEKVFVSAASGSVGSLVGQYAKLSGCYVVGCAGSKQKVDLLKGKLGFDDAFNYKEEADLKSALRRYFPEGIDIYFDNVGAAMLEAAVANMNPFGRVAVCGAISEYTNAGKRAAPDLMDVIYKRITLRGFLALDYLHLHEQFSAATSDHLRRGRMTSLEDVSVGIESLPTAFVGLFRGDNVGKKLVRVGELEG; encoded by the exons ATGGAAGTGGTAAACAAGTACGTCTCCCTCAAGCACCACGTCGACGGCTACCCGTCGGAATCCGACTTCGAGCTCTCCACCACGCCGCTGCAGCCCGCACCCGGATCCGGCGAAGTCATCGTCAAGAACCTTTACCTCTCCATCGACCCCTACCAGCTCGACCGCATGAAGCGCTATAGTTCGTCTCACACGACCTGCCCCGCCGCCGCCCAAATCGAGCCCGAGCAGGCACGCGTTGCGTGGCCACTAACTAGTCGCTCAGGTAACGCTTTCGTCGCCTGGTCTCAGCTCACGACTTCGCTCTTCTTGTTGCAGAGGATCGACGCGTACGGGGTGGGGAAGGTTGTGGCCTCGGGGAGGGCGGAGCTGGAGGAGGGTGATGTGGTGGCAGGATTGCTGGGGTGGGAGCAATACACGGTGGTCCGGCCGGGGACCGTCTTGATGAAGGTGGACGCGAAGGATCTCCCTCTTTCGTGCTACGCCAGTGTTTTGG GAACGAGTGGGTTGACAGCGTTCGCCGGTTTCTACGACGTTTGCAAGCCGAAGAAGGGAGAGAAGGTCTTCGTCTCGGCGGCGTCGGGTTCAGTCGGGAGCTTGGTCGGCCAGTACGCCAAGCTCTCCGGCTGTTATGTCGTCGGATGCGCCGGGAGCAAGCAAAAGGTGGATCTGCTAAAAGGCAAGCTCGGATTCGACGACGCGTTCAACTACAAGGAAGAAGCCGATCTCAAGTCTGCTCTGAGAAG GTACTTTCCCGAAGGAATCGACATCTACTTCGACAACGTCGGCGCCGCCATGTTGGAGGCAGCAGTGGCCAACATGAACCCGTTCGGCAGGGTGGCAGTGTGCGGGGCGATATCGGAGTACACGAACGCCGGCAAGAGAGCGGCTCCGGACCTGATGGACGTAATCTACAAGCGCATCACGCTGCGTGGATTCTTGGCCTTGGACTACCTCCACTTGCACGAACAGTTCTCGGCCGCCACCTCCGACCACCTTCGCCGCGGCAGAATGACTTCGCTAGAAGACGTATCCGTCGGCATCGAGAGCTTGCCGACGGCATTTGTGGGGCTCTTCAGAGGTGATAACGTTGGGAAGAAGCTCGTACGGGTGGGTGAATTAGAAGGCTGA